One window of Robiginitalea biformata HTCC2501 genomic DNA carries:
- the efp gene encoding elongation factor P → MANTSDIRKGLCIRHNNDIYKIVEFLHVKPGKGPAFVRTKLKSITTGKVIDNTFSAGHKIDDVRVETRSYQFLYSDGQTYHFMNTDDYNQIALQESALDTPELLKEGEVVTIMFNTEDSMPLSVDMPASVVLEVTEAEPGVKGNTATNATKVAVVETGARINVPLFINEGDKIKVDTSNGSYMERAKDS, encoded by the coding sequence ATGGCAAACACATCCGATATCCGGAAAGGACTTTGTATCCGGCACAACAACGATATTTACAAGATTGTGGAATTCCTGCACGTGAAGCCCGGTAAAGGGCCTGCTTTTGTGCGCACCAAACTCAAGAGCATCACCACGGGCAAGGTCATCGACAATACGTTTTCGGCGGGTCATAAAATAGACGACGTACGCGTGGAGACGCGTTCCTACCAGTTCCTCTATTCCGACGGGCAGACCTACCACTTTATGAATACGGACGATTACAACCAGATAGCGCTTCAGGAAAGCGCCCTGGATACACCTGAACTCCTCAAAGAAGGAGAGGTGGTAACCATTATGTTCAATACGGAGGACAGCATGCCGCTTTCGGTGGATATGCCTGCCAGCGTGGTATTGGAGGTTACAGAGGCGGAACCGGGCGTCAAGGGCAATACCGCCACAAATGCGACCAAGGTAGCCGTCGTGGAGACCGGGGCGCGGATCAACGTGCCGCTCTTTATCAACGAAGGGGACAAAATCAAGGTGGACACATCCAATGGGTCCTACATGGAACGCGCCAAAGATTCATAG
- the lpxA gene encoding acyl-ACP--UDP-N-acetylglucosamine O-acyltransferase: MNQPLAYVHPGAKIAKNVVIEPFATIHNNVTIGEGSWIGSNVTIMEGARIGKNCNIFPGAVISAPPQDLKYQGEETTVEIGNNVTIRECATINKGTSDRMKTVIGKNCLIMAYCHIAHDCVVGNNCIFSNNSTLAGHVTIGDYVVLAGLVAVHQFVSIGTHAFVTGGSLVRKDVPPYVKGAREPMSYVGINSVGLRRRGFTAEKIREIQNIYRILYQRNYNNSQAVQIIEAEVEATPERDEILQFIRDSQRGIMKGYFSNN; encoded by the coding sequence ATGAATCAACCCCTGGCCTATGTGCACCCGGGTGCTAAAATAGCCAAGAATGTGGTCATCGAACCCTTTGCGACCATCCACAACAACGTAACGATTGGGGAAGGGTCCTGGATCGGGTCGAACGTGACCATTATGGAGGGCGCGCGTATCGGCAAGAACTGCAATATTTTTCCGGGGGCTGTGATTTCCGCCCCGCCTCAGGACCTGAAATACCAGGGGGAGGAAACCACGGTGGAAATCGGCAATAATGTAACTATCCGGGAGTGCGCTACCATCAACAAGGGCACTTCGGACCGGATGAAGACGGTGATTGGCAAAAACTGCCTGATCATGGCGTACTGCCACATCGCCCACGATTGCGTGGTGGGCAACAACTGTATCTTTTCCAACAATTCTACCCTGGCCGGGCATGTAACCATCGGAGACTATGTGGTGCTCGCCGGCCTGGTGGCCGTCCACCAGTTTGTTTCTATCGGCACGCACGCCTTTGTAACCGGGGGTTCCCTGGTGCGGAAGGATGTACCCCCGTATGTCAAAGGAGCCCGGGAGCCCATGTCGTACGTGGGGATCAATTCCGTCGGGCTCAGGCGCCGCGGGTTTACGGCCGAAAAAATCCGGGAAATCCAGAACATCTACCGCATTCTCTACCAGCGCAATTACAACAATTCCCAGGCGGTCCAGATTATCGAGGCCGAGGTGGAAGCTACCCCGGAGCGGGATGAGATCCTGCAATTTATCCGGGATTCCCAACGGGGCATCATGAAAGGTTATTTTAGCAACAACTAG
- a CDS encoding bifunctional UDP-3-O-[3-hydroxymyristoyl] N-acetylglucosamine deacetylase/3-hydroxyacyl-ACP dehydratase: MTKQRTIAKEVTLQGVGLHTGANVTMKFVPAPENHGFAFKRVDLEGEPIIEADANYVINTQRGTNLEKRGVKIQTSEHVLAALVGLDIDNVLIELDSPEPPIMDGSSKFFVEALESAGIVEQDADREEYVIKDVISYRDEATGSEITVIPAEEYQVTTMVDFGTKVLGTQNATLEHLSDFKDEIADARTFSFLHELEMLLENGLIKGGDLNNAIVYVDKEISAETMKKLEKAFKKEKLSVKPNGILDNLTLHHPNEAARHKLLDVIGDLALIGTRIKGKVIANKPGHYVNTQFAKKLSKIIKLEKRNKVPKYDLNQTPLMDITQIMKMLPHRPPFLLVDKILELSDTHVVGVKNVTMNEPFFVGHFPGAPVMPGVLQVEAMAQTGGILVLSTVPDPENYLTYFMKIDNVKFKQQVVPGDTLIFKCDLMSPIRRGICHMSAYAYANGKLVSEAELMAQIVKTKNV, translated from the coding sequence ATGACCAAGCAAAGAACCATTGCCAAGGAGGTGACCCTGCAGGGCGTAGGCCTGCATACGGGGGCGAATGTGACCATGAAGTTTGTACCCGCACCTGAGAACCACGGATTTGCCTTTAAACGGGTAGACCTGGAAGGTGAGCCGATTATTGAGGCAGATGCAAATTACGTGATCAACACGCAACGCGGGACGAACCTGGAGAAGCGGGGCGTAAAAATACAGACGTCCGAGCATGTGCTGGCGGCACTGGTGGGGCTCGATATCGACAATGTCCTGATTGAACTGGACTCCCCGGAACCCCCGATTATGGATGGCTCCTCCAAATTTTTTGTGGAAGCCCTGGAGTCGGCCGGCATTGTAGAGCAGGATGCGGACCGGGAGGAATACGTTATTAAGGATGTAATCTCCTACCGGGACGAGGCTACAGGCAGCGAGATTACTGTAATCCCCGCCGAGGAATACCAGGTTACCACGATGGTGGATTTTGGGACCAAGGTCCTGGGGACCCAAAATGCCACCCTGGAACACCTGTCGGATTTCAAGGATGAAATTGCCGATGCCCGCACCTTCAGCTTCCTGCACGAATTGGAAATGTTGCTTGAAAACGGCCTGATCAAAGGGGGCGACCTGAACAACGCAATCGTCTATGTGGACAAGGAGATTTCCGCAGAAACGATGAAAAAGCTCGAAAAAGCTTTTAAAAAGGAAAAACTATCCGTAAAGCCGAATGGCATCCTCGACAACCTGACCCTGCACCACCCGAACGAGGCGGCGCGACACAAACTGCTCGACGTGATCGGGGACCTGGCGCTGATCGGCACGCGTATTAAAGGGAAGGTGATAGCCAACAAGCCGGGTCACTACGTGAATACGCAGTTTGCGAAGAAACTGTCCAAGATCATCAAGCTCGAGAAACGCAACAAGGTTCCGAAGTACGATCTGAACCAGACCCCGTTGATGGACATTACCCAGATCATGAAGATGCTGCCGCACCGGCCGCCTTTCCTGTTGGTGGATAAGATCCTGGAATTGTCCGACACCCATGTAGTGGGGGTTAAAAACGTCACCATGAACGAGCCGTTTTTTGTAGGGCATTTTCCCGGGGCGCCGGTAATGCCCGGGGTACTCCAGGTTGAGGCCATGGCACAGACCGGGGGCATCCTCGTGCTGAGCACGGTGCCCGACCCGGAGAACTACCTTACGTATTTCATGAAGATCGACAATGTGAAATTCAAACAACAGGTTGTTCCCGGGGATACACTAATTTTTAAATGCGATCTGATGTCGCCGATTCGCCGGGGCATCTGCCATATGTCTGCCTATGCCTATGCGAATGGCAAGCTTGTTTCCGAAGCGGAACTGATGGCGCAGATCGTAAAAACCAAAAACGTCTGA
- the lpxD gene encoding UDP-3-O-(3-hydroxymyristoyl)glucosamine N-acyltransferase — MEFTASQIAGILEGEIEGNPEIAVHKLSKIEEGEAGSLTFLANPKYTPYVYSTEASIIIVNKDFTPEQSLSTTLIKVEDAYKSFSKLLAYYDQVKSAKTGVEDPVHVAESAEYGKDCYLGAFCYVGNNVRMGDNVKIYPNAYIGDNVVIGDNTIVFAGAKIYSETQIGRDCVIHSGAIIGADGFGFAPDDDGVYSKIPQTGNVIIEDHVDIGAGTTIDRATLGSTILRRGVKLDNQIQIAHNVEIGEHTVIAAQTGVAGSTKIGKHCMIGGQVGIVGHILIGDRVKIQAQSGIGRNVKDDEVLQGSPALNYGDFNKSYVHFKNLPRLVSRVESLEKQNGK; from the coding sequence TTGGAATTTACGGCCAGTCAGATCGCAGGCATCCTGGAAGGCGAAATTGAGGGCAACCCCGAGATTGCAGTCCATAAGTTGTCAAAAATAGAAGAAGGCGAGGCTGGCTCATTGACTTTCCTGGCCAACCCGAAGTATACGCCCTACGTATACAGTACCGAGGCGTCCATCATTATCGTCAACAAAGATTTTACCCCCGAGCAATCCCTGTCCACCACGCTGATCAAGGTGGAGGATGCCTATAAATCCTTCTCCAAACTCCTGGCGTATTACGACCAGGTGAAAAGTGCAAAAACCGGGGTGGAAGACCCGGTGCATGTGGCAGAATCGGCCGAATATGGTAAGGACTGCTACCTGGGCGCATTCTGTTACGTGGGGAATAACGTCCGCATGGGCGACAATGTAAAGATTTACCCAAACGCCTACATCGGCGACAATGTGGTGATCGGAGACAACACGATTGTTTTTGCCGGTGCCAAGATTTATTCGGAAACCCAGATTGGGAGGGATTGCGTGATTCACAGCGGGGCTATCATTGGCGCGGACGGTTTTGGCTTTGCCCCGGATGACGATGGGGTCTATTCCAAGATTCCGCAAACCGGGAATGTCATAATCGAAGACCACGTGGACATCGGCGCGGGCACCACTATTGACCGGGCCACCCTGGGCTCCACCATCCTGCGTCGCGGGGTGAAGCTGGACAACCAGATCCAGATTGCACACAATGTGGAGATCGGCGAACACACCGTCATTGCTGCCCAAACAGGGGTCGCCGGATCTACCAAGATCGGGAAGCACTGTATGATCGGCGGCCAGGTGGGGATTGTGGGACACATCCTCATCGGAGACCGGGTCAAGATCCAGGCCCAGTCCGGGATTGGCCGAAATGTCAAGGACGACGAAGTACTTCAGGGCTCTCCGGCCCTCAACTACGGAGACTTTAACAAATCTTATGTGCATTTTAAAAACCTGCCCCGGTTGGTAAGCCGGGTGGAATCGCTTGAAAAGCAAAACGGTAAGTAA
- a CDS encoding HD domain-containing protein, with the protein MKHVPKLKIFNDPIYGFIRIPSRLLFDLIGHPYFQRLRRISQMGMSYLVYPGAHHTRFHHALGAMHLMQNAVDLLRRKGLEITPEEENGLLCAILLHDIGHGPFSHALENELIPGHSHEELSLRFMRQLNEEFSGQLEVAIEIFRGCYKKQFLNELVSSQLDMDRLDYLKRDSFYTGVAEGNINSERLITMLTVYDGKLVVEEKGIYSVEKFLMARRFMYWQVYLHKTGLAAEQVLVRLLRRARERYLDGKLEHCGRNLEYFLALEGGGFPDTPEALHRFAGLDDVDILAALKDWQSDPDPVLSRLCKMLLNRRLPAIKIKKKPIAESKLEGKIQRVQAAWGLTRDEAGYFVFSGEIVNRAYNQDRQNINILRENGKIRDVASTSDQLNLQALSADVVKHYICYPKKGVI; encoded by the coding sequence TTGAAACACGTTCCCAAGCTCAAGATTTTCAACGATCCAATTTACGGATTTATACGCATTCCCAGCAGGCTGTTATTCGATTTAATAGGCCACCCGTATTTCCAGCGCCTGCGCCGTATCTCCCAAATGGGGATGAGCTACCTGGTGTATCCGGGGGCTCATCACACGCGCTTCCACCACGCCCTGGGGGCGATGCACCTGATGCAAAATGCCGTAGACCTGCTCCGCCGGAAAGGACTTGAGATCACCCCGGAGGAGGAAAACGGCCTGCTCTGTGCCATCCTGCTGCACGATATCGGCCACGGGCCGTTTTCCCATGCCCTTGAAAACGAATTGATTCCCGGGCATTCGCATGAGGAGCTCTCCCTGCGCTTTATGCGGCAACTCAATGAGGAATTCAGCGGGCAATTGGAGGTGGCCATTGAAATATTCCGGGGTTGTTATAAAAAGCAATTCCTGAACGAGCTCGTGTCTAGCCAGCTCGATATGGACCGGCTCGACTACCTGAAAAGGGACAGTTTCTACACCGGGGTGGCCGAGGGGAATATCAATTCGGAACGCCTGATAACCATGCTCACAGTCTACGACGGGAAACTCGTGGTAGAGGAAAAGGGCATCTATTCGGTCGAAAAATTCCTGATGGCCCGCCGCTTTATGTACTGGCAGGTATACCTGCATAAAACCGGCCTTGCGGCCGAGCAGGTGCTGGTGCGCCTGCTCCGGAGGGCCAGGGAGCGCTACCTTGACGGAAAGCTGGAGCACTGCGGCCGCAACCTGGAGTATTTCCTGGCCCTGGAAGGGGGCGGCTTCCCGGATACCCCGGAAGCCCTCCACCGTTTTGCCGGCCTGGACGACGTGGATATCCTGGCTGCCCTGAAGGACTGGCAATCGGATCCGGACCCGGTGCTTTCGCGTCTGTGCAAAATGCTGCTAAACCGTCGGTTGCCGGCCATCAAAATCAAGAAGAAGCCCATCGCGGAATCGAAGTTGGAAGGCAAGATTCAGAGGGTGCAGGCAGCCTGGGGCCTGACCCGGGATGAGGCCGGCTACTTTGTGTTTTCCGGGGAAATTGTCAACCGCGCCTACAACCAGGACCGCCAGAATATCAATATCCTCCGGGAAAATGGCAAAATACGCGATGTTGCGAGTACTTCCGACCAGCTCAATCTGCAGGCGCTTTCTGCCGATGTCGTTAAGCACTATATCTGTTACCCCAAGAAAGGCGTAATCTAA
- the porX gene encoding T9SS response regulator signal transducer PorX — MKNFTILWVDDEIDLLKSHLLFLEERNYRVVTCNSGQDALEAIRQESFDIVFLDENMPGLSGLETLTEIKQQNASLPVVMITKNEEESLMEEAIGSKIADYLIKPVNPNQILLSLKKNLDHSRLVSEKTTAGYQQEFRKIAMDLSMINSWEGWADLYKKLIYWELQLENIEDTGMFEILESQKAEANQQFGKFIEKEYPAWFSGEEAPVLSHTLFNQRIAPVLREGPTLLVVIDNLRYDQWFAFEDALSPFYKKDSEEAYCSILPTATQYARNAIFSGLMPLEMERQFPKWWKNDTDTGGKNLHEADFLGAQLKRLGLDLDWEYHKISSLKQGKHLAQQFKTMKDKDLVAVVYNFVDMLSHARTEMEVIKELASNDKAYRSLTLSWFKNSPLLALIQEAQLLGFRLIITTDHGTINVKQPSKVIGDKETSLNLRYKTGRSLTYEEKDVLACKKPSELHLPAINVSSSYIFAKNDLFFAYPNNYNHYVSYYRNTYQHGGVSLEEMVVPFVVMRPK; from the coding sequence ATGAAGAACTTTACCATCCTATGGGTAGACGACGAAATCGACCTGCTCAAATCCCACCTGCTCTTCCTGGAGGAGCGGAACTACCGGGTAGTTACCTGCAACAGCGGGCAGGATGCCCTGGAAGCCATCCGGCAGGAATCCTTTGATATTGTTTTCCTGGACGAGAACATGCCCGGGCTTTCCGGCCTGGAGACCCTGACGGAAATCAAGCAGCAAAATGCCTCCCTGCCGGTGGTCATGATCACCAAAAACGAGGAGGAATCCCTGATGGAAGAAGCCATCGGGTCCAAGATTGCCGATTACCTGATCAAGCCGGTAAATCCCAACCAGATCCTGCTCTCACTCAAAAAGAACCTGGACCACAGCCGGTTGGTTTCCGAAAAAACCACCGCGGGGTACCAACAGGAATTCCGCAAAATCGCCATGGACCTCTCCATGATCAACTCCTGGGAGGGGTGGGCGGACCTCTACAAGAAACTTATATACTGGGAACTGCAACTCGAGAACATCGAAGACACGGGCATGTTCGAAATCCTGGAGAGCCAGAAAGCCGAGGCCAACCAGCAATTCGGAAAGTTTATCGAAAAAGAATATCCCGCCTGGTTCTCCGGGGAGGAAGCCCCCGTACTGTCGCACACGCTCTTCAACCAGCGCATTGCCCCGGTGCTCCGGGAGGGCCCTACCCTGCTGGTGGTTATCGACAACCTGCGCTACGACCAGTGGTTTGCCTTTGAGGATGCCCTCTCCCCTTTCTACAAAAAAGATTCGGAAGAGGCGTACTGCAGCATCCTGCCCACAGCCACCCAGTATGCGCGAAATGCTATTTTTTCCGGATTAATGCCCCTGGAAATGGAACGTCAGTTTCCGAAATGGTGGAAAAACGACACGGATACCGGCGGAAAGAACCTGCACGAAGCGGATTTCCTGGGGGCCCAGCTCAAGCGGCTCGGGCTGGACCTGGATTGGGAGTACCACAAAATCAGCAGTCTGAAACAAGGGAAACACCTGGCCCAGCAATTCAAAACCATGAAGGATAAAGACCTGGTGGCCGTGGTGTATAATTTTGTGGACATGCTTTCGCACGCGCGAACGGAGATGGAAGTGATCAAGGAACTGGCCTCCAATGACAAGGCCTATCGCTCCCTTACCCTGAGCTGGTTTAAGAACAGCCCGCTACTGGCCCTGATCCAGGAAGCGCAGCTCCTGGGGTTCCGCCTGATCATCACTACGGACCACGGCACCATCAACGTGAAGCAACCCTCCAAGGTGATCGGCGACAAGGAAACCAGCCTGAACCTCCGCTATAAGACCGGCCGGAGCCTCACTTATGAAGAAAAGGATGTGCTTGCCTGCAAAAAGCCATCCGAACTGCATTTGCCGGCCATTAACGTGAGCAGCTCGTACATCTTTGCCAAAAACGACTTGTTTTTTGCCTACCCGAACAACTACAACCACTATGTAAGCTATTACCGGAACACCTACCAGCACGGGGGCGTCTCCCTGGAAGAGATGGTGGTGCCTTTTGTGGTGATGCGGCCAAAGTAA
- a CDS encoding DNA-binding protein encodes MKNIKHIERLQRLHNLIKMECTGSPSEVAFRLGISERTVYYLIEQLKDYEAKIGYDRSRKTYFYKDDFVLEVNFSICIGAHDHVMEILEGSYLKPKKFHPQD; translated from the coding sequence ATGAAAAACATCAAACACATCGAAAGGCTCCAAAGATTGCACAACCTTATTAAAATGGAATGTACGGGGTCGCCGTCGGAAGTGGCCTTCCGGTTGGGGATCAGCGAGCGTACTGTTTACTATCTGATTGAACAACTCAAGGATTACGAAGCAAAGATAGGCTATGACAGAAGCCGGAAAACGTATTTCTACAAGGATGATTTCGTTTTGGAGGTGAATTTTTCAATCTGCATCGGAGCCCATGATCATGTTATGGAAATATTGGAGGGCAGTTATCTCAAACCCAAAAAATTCCATCCGCAGGATTAA
- the tsaE gene encoding tRNA (adenosine(37)-N6)-threonylcarbamoyltransferase complex ATPase subunit type 1 TsaE, giving the protein MKSLDYSLSQIGEAARFILDNAHSKIVCFKGDLGAGKTTLIKEICTILEIEGQVQSPTFGIANEYTLMDSGESIFHLDCYRINCSEEALDFGIEEYLNNGKYVFIEWPDIVDSLLPEMRTEIVILLLNHESRRLTLKNFNT; this is encoded by the coding sequence TTGAAAAGTTTAGATTATTCTTTGAGTCAAATTGGAGAGGCAGCAAGATTTATTTTAGACAATGCTCATTCTAAAATAGTTTGTTTTAAAGGCGATTTGGGGGCTGGTAAAACTACTTTAATAAAAGAAATATGTACAATATTAGAGATTGAAGGACAAGTACAGAGTCCTACTTTCGGAATTGCCAATGAATATACTTTGATGGATAGTGGCGAATCAATATTTCATTTGGATTGTTATCGAATAAACTGTTCTGAGGAAGCTTTAGATTTTGGAATTGAAGAATACCTAAATAATGGTAAATATGTATTCATCGAATGGCCAGACATTGTTGATTCCTTATTACCTGAAATGCGAACGGAAATAGTAATACTGCTTCTCAATCATGAGTCTAGACGGCTGACCCTTAAAAACTTCAACACGTAG